The Acidimicrobiia bacterium genome has a window encoding:
- the steA gene encoding putative cytokinetic ring protein SteA → MGARRLRRRDVAATDERAPVIGIARVGPRTKDLAKRVQRGEVAIINHQDLDRVAAESLVEAGVVAVVNAAESISGRYPNSGPSRIVAAGVPLLDEVGPGVMDAVHDGDVVELRDGALWRGDEKLAVGTPLHGDDIEQRMEAAREGVGEELRRFAKNTLTYIDDEAAITFEPLTVPPLRTKIRGRHALVVVRGHDYKHDLAALRPYIRQFRPVLIAVDGGADALLEVGLTPDIITGDFDSLSEAAMQCGAELVHHVHPDGRAPGRETLVASNLKYQEFVAEGMSEDAAMLMAYEAGASLIVAVGSHTTMVEFLDKGRRGMASTFLTRLRLGPVLVDAKGVNRLYESRVRRRDLLLLIASALLVVVVLAIVSDPFRVFLHGFQLVFSDFWQTVRGWL, encoded by the coding sequence ATGGGTGCGCGCCGCCTCCGCCGGCGCGACGTCGCGGCGACCGACGAACGCGCGCCCGTCATCGGCATCGCGCGCGTCGGTCCGCGCACGAAGGACCTCGCGAAGCGAGTCCAACGCGGTGAAGTCGCGATCATCAACCATCAAGATCTCGATCGCGTCGCGGCGGAGAGCCTCGTGGAGGCCGGTGTCGTCGCCGTCGTGAACGCGGCCGAGTCGATCAGCGGCCGCTACCCGAACTCGGGCCCCTCGCGGATCGTCGCCGCGGGCGTGCCGCTCCTCGACGAGGTCGGGCCCGGCGTGATGGACGCGGTACACGACGGCGACGTCGTCGAGCTCCGCGACGGCGCGCTGTGGCGGGGCGACGAGAAGCTCGCGGTCGGTACGCCGCTGCACGGCGACGACATCGAGCAGCGCATGGAAGCGGCGCGGGAAGGCGTCGGCGAGGAGCTGCGCCGCTTCGCGAAGAACACGCTCACGTACATCGACGACGAGGCCGCGATCACGTTCGAGCCGCTGACGGTGCCGCCGTTGCGCACGAAGATCCGCGGCCGGCACGCCCTCGTCGTCGTGCGCGGGCACGACTACAAGCACGACCTCGCCGCGCTGCGGCCCTACATCCGGCAGTTCCGCCCCGTGCTCATCGCGGTCGACGGCGGCGCCGACGCGTTGCTCGAGGTCGGCCTCACGCCGGACATCATCACCGGCGACTTCGACTCACTCTCGGAAGCCGCGATGCAGTGCGGCGCGGAGCTCGTGCACCACGTGCACCCGGACGGCCGCGCGCCGGGTCGCGAGACGCTCGTCGCGAGCAACCTGAAGTACCAGGAGTTCGTCGCCGAAGGCATGAGCGAGGACGCGGCGATGCTCATGGCCTACGAGGCCGGCGCGTCGCTGATCGTCGCGGTCGGCAGCCACACGACGATGGTCGAGTTCCTCGACAAGGGCCGCCGGGGCATGGCGTCGACCTTCCTCACCCGGCTGCGACTCGGGCCGGTGCTCGTCGACGCGAAGGGCGTGAACCGCCTGTACGAGAGTCGCGTGCGCCGCCGCGATCTGCTGTTGCTCATCGCGTCCGCGCTGCTCGTCGTGGTCGTGCTGGCGATCGTGTCGGATCCGTTCCGGGTGTTCCTGCACGGCTTCCAGCTCGTGTTCTCCGATTTCTGGCAGACCGTGCGCGGTTGGTTGTAA
- a CDS encoding copper transporter, which translates to MINFRFHLVSLVAVFLALTIGIVVGATIVNQQIIDGLKHQIDRVQNDTDAQRTENHQLAQTTKQQNQYIEGIAPYVVEGRLTGVPVVVVAEQGVDRDTVRDLVGLLQSAGASSPAIVWLQSKWLLANTADQTQLASIVGDASNSPQLRVDGLDALADRLGRNASGAGGTTATARSATDVLDALDTAGFVKVEPVGASGTSDLSTFPTPGPRIVVLGGDGSDLSTNSVVEPLTSAFATLRTPTIAGELVQSSDSSTRGVALAGIIKDGRFDHLVSTVDDVDLVQGQLAVVLAAEASGQAEFGHYGYGKGADRALPTWTGS; encoded by the coding sequence ATGATCAACTTCCGGTTCCACCTGGTTTCGCTGGTCGCAGTGTTCCTGGCCCTCACGATCGGCATCGTCGTCGGGGCGACGATCGTGAACCAGCAGATCATCGACGGTCTGAAGCACCAGATCGATCGCGTGCAGAACGACACCGACGCGCAGCGCACCGAGAACCACCAGCTCGCGCAGACCACCAAGCAGCAGAACCAGTACATCGAGGGCATCGCGCCGTACGTCGTCGAGGGGCGGTTGACGGGCGTGCCGGTCGTCGTGGTCGCGGAGCAGGGTGTCGATCGCGACACCGTGCGCGATCTCGTCGGCCTGCTGCAGAGCGCGGGCGCGTCGAGTCCCGCGATCGTGTGGCTCCAGTCGAAGTGGCTGCTCGCGAACACCGCGGACCAGACGCAGCTCGCGTCGATCGTCGGCGACGCGTCGAACAGTCCGCAGCTGCGCGTCGACGGGCTCGACGCGCTCGCCGACCGTCTCGGTCGCAACGCGTCGGGCGCGGGGGGAACCACCGCGACCGCGAGGAGCGCGACGGACGTGCTCGACGCCCTCGACACCGCAGGGTTCGTGAAGGTCGAGCCGGTCGGCGCGAGCGGAACATCGGATCTCTCGACCTTTCCGACGCCGGGTCCGCGCATCGTCGTGCTCGGCGGTGACGGCAGCGATCTCTCGACGAACTCCGTCGTCGAGCCGCTCACGTCGGCGTTCGCGACCCTGCGGACGCCGACGATCGCGGGGGAGCTCGTGCAGTCGTCGGACTCCTCGACGCGCGGCGTCGCGCTCGCCGGGATCATCAAGGACGGCCGCTTCGACCACCTCGTGAGCACCGTCGACGACGTCGACCTCGTGCAGGGACAGCTCGCGGTGGTGCTCGCGGCCGAGGCGTCGGGGCAAGCGGAGTTCGGTCACTACGGATACGGGAAGGGTGCCGATCGGGCGTTGCCCACCTGGACCGGTTCGTGA
- a CDS encoding lipid II flippase MurJ → MSDERTVGRAAVNMGAATAVSRAFGLVRVLVITAVLGTTFLGNTFQASNSISNVLFDLLAEGALSAVLVPTFVDLFRRGRDEEAERLAGGLLGAALVLLGTISVLGIVFAPELARALTAGNRNARVAAQQRELATFLLRFFVPQVLLYAFGAIATGILYARRRFVVTAIAPIGSTVVIVVCLAMFRAQTGAHPTFDLTTSERLLLAIGGTGGVVAFVGVLLAACARTGFRLRPRWPVRDHALREALRLSFWGVFLNTGEGLLMAAVLVIGNAVSGGVVAYQAAFVFFLAPYAVLAQPIHTAILPELVLDVTRNDLDAFADSVRRALDSMALLVVPAAVAFIVFAKPLMTVVAFGAARGRGVALLAAGVASLGAGLYGYSAFLLFSRASYALGDSRTPAIVAIVTAVAGVVVMAVSGAAVHGAAKVAALGIGHSAAYAAGAIWLGVGMSRRTGHALVSREFPRALLLSGVIGAGAWVVMRAIDPHGRVDTFVVTAIVGAIATAIYVGAVRVAGARLSLRPAVD, encoded by the coding sequence GTGAGCGACGAACGCACGGTCGGCCGCGCCGCGGTCAACATGGGCGCCGCCACCGCGGTGTCGAGGGCATTCGGCCTCGTGCGCGTGCTCGTCATCACCGCGGTGCTCGGCACGACGTTCCTCGGCAACACGTTCCAGGCGTCGAACTCGATCTCGAACGTGCTCTTCGACCTGCTCGCGGAGGGCGCGCTGTCGGCGGTGCTCGTGCCGACCTTTGTCGATCTCTTCCGCCGCGGCCGCGACGAGGAGGCCGAGCGACTCGCGGGCGGGCTGCTCGGCGCCGCGCTCGTGCTGCTCGGCACGATCTCGGTGCTCGGCATCGTGTTCGCGCCGGAGCTCGCGCGCGCGTTGACCGCGGGCAACCGCAACGCCCGCGTCGCCGCGCAGCAGCGCGAGCTCGCGACCTTTCTCCTGCGCTTCTTCGTGCCGCAGGTGTTGCTCTACGCGTTCGGCGCGATCGCGACCGGGATCCTGTACGCGCGCCGGCGCTTCGTGGTGACCGCGATCGCGCCGATCGGGAGCACGGTCGTGATCGTGGTGTGTCTCGCGATGTTCCGCGCACAGACCGGCGCGCACCCGACGTTCGACCTCACGACGAGCGAGCGGCTGCTGCTCGCGATCGGAGGAACCGGTGGGGTGGTCGCGTTCGTCGGCGTGTTGCTCGCCGCGTGCGCGCGCACGGGCTTCCGGCTGCGGCCGCGCTGGCCGGTGCGCGATCACGCGTTGCGGGAGGCGCTGCGACTGTCGTTCTGGGGGGTGTTCCTGAACACGGGTGAGGGTCTGCTGATGGCGGCAGTGCTCGTGATCGGCAACGCGGTCTCGGGCGGGGTGGTCGCGTACCAGGCCGCGTTCGTGTTCTTCCTCGCGCCTTACGCGGTGCTCGCGCAGCCGATCCACACGGCGATCCTCCCGGAGCTCGTGCTCGACGTGACCCGCAACGACCTCGACGCGTTCGCGGATTCGGTACGGCGCGCGCTCGACAGCATGGCGTTGCTCGTCGTGCCCGCCGCGGTCGCGTTCATCGTGTTCGCGAAGCCGTTGATGACGGTCGTCGCCTTCGGTGCCGCCAGAGGGCGCGGCGTCGCGCTGCTCGCGGCCGGGGTCGCGTCGCTCGGAGCCGGGCTCTACGGCTACAGCGCGTTCCTGTTGTTCTCGCGCGCGTCGTACGCGCTCGGCGACAGCCGCACTCCCGCCATCGTCGCGATCGTGACCGCGGTCGCGGGGGTCGTCGTGATGGCCGTGAGCGGTGCCGCGGTGCACGGCGCCGCGAAGGTCGCCGCGCTCGGCATCGGACACTCGGCCGCGTACGCGGCCGGCGCGATCTGGCTCGGTGTCGGTATGTCTCGCCGCACCGGGCACGCGCTGGTGAGCCGCGAGTTCCCGCGTGCGCTCCTGCTCTCGGGTGTCATCGGCGCGGGGGCGTGGGTCGTGATGCGGGCCATCGACCCGCACGGGCGCGTCGACACCTTCGTGGTCACCGCGATCGTCGGCGCGATCGCGACCGCGATCTACGTCGGAGCCGTGCGGGTCGCGGGTGCCCGGCTGTCCCTGCGCCCCGCGGTGGACTGA
- a CDS encoding glycosyltransferase family 39 protein, whose amino-acid sequence MARTARWQGAGVDVVLLGLGALVVRLPAYFSSRELVVDEGVYSSAALAMRDGAKPFTQVFSAQGPLHLPLVYGFDLLGGRTLDSPRLLAVVSGIVVTLAIYATGRFVGTRTSALLAAALVATTGSILWTTAPLTGDGPAAALTALAVLGAFAWRARPSTLRAALTGLAFGAALAVKVLVAVAAIPVGLLFVLAALPLRRRVRDLAVAVGTAVVVIVASALPWGVHRVIDQSVTYHTKAPRLESVGQQFDKLVSTVPSRDLPLLVAAVIGLLAAAVTARRRGRGERRTDGRDVAIVLAWLVPLTVLLIVEKNMWRPHIAALMLPLALLVALRPPPLRVFGLALVFLVPWWAVHLDDILWPSPYHGAAAAVVAEMRALPKGAWVMSDDPGLAWRAGRRVPANFVDGSVLRIDEHLVTTESVRKAAAGRRVCAVVVWSDRWGEDLPGLPTALRSVGYTLAHHYGTNHDYWRKQSCSA is encoded by the coding sequence ATGGCGCGCACAGCGCGATGGCAAGGCGCGGGCGTCGACGTCGTGCTGCTCGGACTCGGCGCGCTCGTCGTGCGCCTGCCCGCGTACTTTTCGTCGCGCGAGCTCGTCGTCGACGAGGGCGTCTACTCGTCGGCCGCGCTCGCGATGCGCGACGGCGCGAAGCCGTTCACACAGGTGTTCTCCGCGCAGGGGCCGCTGCACCTTCCGCTCGTCTACGGGTTCGACCTCCTCGGCGGGCGCACGCTCGACTCGCCGCGCCTGCTCGCGGTCGTGTCGGGCATCGTCGTGACGCTCGCGATCTACGCGACGGGTCGCTTCGTCGGCACGCGCACGAGCGCGCTGCTCGCGGCCGCGCTCGTCGCGACCACGGGTTCGATCCTCTGGACGACCGCGCCGCTCACGGGCGACGGGCCCGCCGCCGCACTCACGGCGCTCGCGGTGCTCGGAGCGTTCGCGTGGCGCGCGCGGCCGTCGACGCTGCGCGCGGCCCTGACCGGCCTCGCGTTCGGCGCCGCGCTCGCGGTGAAGGTGCTCGTCGCGGTGGCCGCGATCCCGGTCGGGTTGCTGTTCGTGCTCGCGGCCCTGCCCCTCCGCCGGCGAGTGCGCGATCTCGCGGTGGCGGTAGGCACGGCCGTCGTCGTGATCGTCGCGAGCGCGCTGCCATGGGGCGTGCACCGCGTGATCGACCAGTCGGTCACGTACCACACGAAGGCGCCTCGGTTGGAGAGCGTCGGCCAGCAGTTCGACAAGCTCGTGTCGACGGTGCCGAGCCGCGACCTCCCGCTGCTCGTGGCCGCGGTGATCGGGCTGCTCGCGGCGGCGGTCACCGCGCGCCGGCGCGGGCGCGGCGAGCGCCGCACCGACGGCCGCGACGTCGCGATCGTGCTCGCGTGGCTCGTTCCCCTCACGGTCCTCCTGATCGTCGAGAAGAACATGTGGCGACCGCACATCGCCGCGCTGATGCTCCCCCTCGCGCTGCTCGTCGCGTTGCGACCACCGCCGTTGCGCGTGTTCGGCCTCGCGCTCGTGTTCCTCGTGCCGTGGTGGGCGGTGCACCTCGACGACATCCTCTGGCCGTCGCCGTATCACGGTGCCGCGGCCGCGGTCGTGGCCGAGATGCGTGCGTTGCCGAAGGGCGCGTGGGTGATGAGCGACGATCCCGGCCTCGCGTGGCGCGCGGGCCGGCGCGTGCCCGCCAACTTCGTCGACGGGTCGGTGCTCCGCATCGACGAGCACCTCGTCACGACCGAGTCGGTACGCAAGGCCGCGGCCGGCAGGCGCGTGTGCGCGGTCGTCGTGTGGTCCGATCGCTGGGGCGAGGACCTGCCCGGACTCCCGACCGCGCTGCGCAGCGTGGGCTACACGCTCGCGCACCACTACGGAACCAACCACGACTACTGGCGCAAGCAGTCGTGCTCGGCGTAG
- a CDS encoding CTP synthase, with protein MAKHVFVTGGVASSLGKGLTASSLGRLLKTRGLRVTMQKLDPYINVDPGTMNPFQHGEVFVTDDGGETDLDLGHYERFVDVPLTRKSNATTGSIYQSVLAKERRGAYLGETVQVIPHITNEIKDRILSLATEDVDVVITEVGGTVGDIEILPFLEAIRQFRKDVGRDNVFYVHVSLVPFIGPAGEQKTKPTQHSVTELRSRGIQPDAIVCRSERPIHRRLKEKISQLCDVPEEGIVSAVDAGNLYEIPLVLHDEGLDDYVCRVLHLDDGEPDLTEWKSLVKRVEAADVDVTIGLVGKYVNLPDAYLSVVEALKHGGYGCGARVNVEWIAADEAEGLLTEQRLHDLDGIVVPGGFGFRGIEGKIAAAGYAREHGVPYLGLCLGLQCAVIEFARDKCNLAGANSSEFDPSTLHPVIDLMDEQRDVVDMGGTMRLGAWPARLLPNTRVRAAYGEEIVYERHRHRYEVNNRYRAQLEEAGLLCSGTSPDGRLVEFVELPPDQHPFFLATQAHPEFKSRPDRPHPLFAAFVEASKFRAEGRAPRIPFSERSVANA; from the coding sequence GTGGCCAAGCACGTCTTCGTGACCGGTGGAGTCGCATCGAGCCTGGGGAAGGGACTGACCGCTTCGTCGCTGGGGCGGCTCCTCAAGACCCGGGGTCTGCGAGTCACGATGCAGAAGCTCGACCCGTACATCAACGTCGACCCGGGCACGATGAACCCCTTCCAGCACGGCGAGGTGTTCGTCACCGACGACGGCGGCGAGACCGACCTCGACCTCGGTCACTACGAGCGGTTCGTCGACGTGCCGCTCACCCGCAAGTCGAACGCGACCACGGGCTCGATCTACCAGTCGGTGCTCGCGAAGGAGCGCCGCGGTGCGTACCTCGGCGAGACCGTGCAGGTGATCCCGCACATCACGAACGAGATCAAGGACCGCATCCTCAGCCTCGCGACCGAGGACGTCGACGTCGTCATCACCGAGGTCGGCGGCACGGTCGGCGACATCGAGATCTTGCCGTTCCTCGAGGCGATCCGGCAGTTCCGCAAGGACGTCGGGCGCGACAACGTCTTCTACGTGCACGTGAGCCTGGTGCCGTTCATCGGTCCCGCCGGTGAGCAGAAGACCAAGCCCACGCAGCACTCGGTCACCGAGCTGCGCAGTCGCGGCATCCAGCCCGACGCGATCGTGTGCCGCAGCGAACGGCCGATCCACCGCCGGCTCAAGGAGAAGATCTCCCAGCTCTGCGACGTCCCCGAAGAGGGCATCGTGTCCGCGGTCGACGCCGGCAACCTCTACGAGATCCCGCTCGTGCTGCACGACGAGGGGCTCGACGACTACGTGTGCCGCGTGCTGCACCTCGACGACGGCGAGCCCGACCTCACCGAATGGAAGTCGCTCGTGAAGCGGGTCGAGGCGGCCGACGTCGACGTCACGATCGGCCTGGTCGGCAAGTACGTGAACCTGCCCGACGCGTACCTCTCGGTCGTCGAGGCGCTGAAGCACGGCGGCTACGGCTGCGGTGCGCGCGTGAACGTCGAGTGGATCGCGGCCGACGAGGCCGAGGGCCTGCTCACCGAGCAGCGGCTGCACGATCTCGACGGCATCGTCGTGCCCGGCGGGTTCGGCTTCCGCGGCATCGAGGGCAAGATCGCGGCCGCGGGCTACGCGCGCGAGCACGGCGTGCCGTATCTCGGGCTCTGCCTCGGTCTGCAGTGCGCGGTGATCGAGTTCGCGCGCGACAAGTGCAACCTCGCGGGCGCCAACTCGAGCGAGTTCGACCCGAGCACGCTGCACCCGGTGATCGATCTCATGGACGAGCAGCGCGACGTCGTCGACATGGGCGGCACGATGCGGCTCGGCGCGTGGCCGGCGCGGCTGCTGCCCAACACGCGGGTGCGCGCCGCCTATGGCGAGGAGATCGTCTACGAGCGGCACCGCCACCGCTACGAGGTGAACAACCGCTATCGCGCGCAGCTCGAAGAGGCGGGGCTGCTCTGCTCGGGCACGTCGCCCGACGGCCGGCTGGTCGAGTTCGTCGAGCTCCCGCCCGACCAGCACCCGTTCTTCCTCGCGACGCAGGCGCACCCCGAGTTCAAGAGTCGCCCCGACCGGCCGCACCCGTTGTTCGCGGCGTTCGTCGAGGCGAGCAAGTTCCGGGCCGAGGGCCGCGCGCCGCGGATCCCGTTCTCGGAGCGCTCGGTCGCGAACGCCTGA
- a CDS encoding NUDIX hydrolase, whose product MSAFRVTGSSRVVTAGFLAIDELAVKGPDGDEAVRIVVRHPGAVVVVPVADNGATALLVRQYRVATGGDLLEVPAGKRDVDGEPPEETARRELEEEIGFTPGRLVKLAEFFNTPGFCDEYTHLYAALDLVDAGGPRSTSIEERHMTIEPVAFADVDRLIAERRLVDAKSIIGLLLAREYLEGRHPALEE is encoded by the coding sequence GTGAGCGCCTTCCGCGTCACCGGCTCTTCGCGCGTCGTGACCGCGGGGTTCCTCGCGATCGACGAGCTCGCGGTGAAGGGTCCCGACGGTGACGAGGCGGTGCGCATCGTCGTACGACATCCCGGCGCGGTCGTCGTCGTGCCCGTCGCCGACAACGGTGCGACCGCGCTGCTCGTGCGGCAGTACCGCGTCGCGACCGGCGGGGACCTGCTCGAAGTACCCGCGGGCAAGCGCGACGTCGACGGCGAGCCGCCCGAAGAGACCGCGCGGCGCGAGCTCGAAGAAGAGATCGGCTTCACGCCCGGCCGGCTCGTGAAGCTCGCGGAGTTCTTCAACACGCCCGGTTTCTGCGACGAGTACACGCACCTCTACGCCGCGCTCGACCTCGTCGACGCGGGCGGACCGCGGTCGACGAGCATCGAAGAGCGGCACATGACGATCGAGCCGGTCGCGTTCGCCGACGTCGACCGCTTGATCGCGGAGCGCCGCTTGGTCGACGCCAAGTCGATCATCGGCCTCCTGCTCGCGCGCGAGTATCTCGAAGGGCGGCATCCGGCGCTCGAGGAGTAA
- the xerD gene encoding site-specific tyrosine recombinase XerD: MRTTLDALFAEHEIWLTVERGLAPNSLAAYRRDLRRYAQFLSDQGITDARKIDEDTVAAYVDHLGRVTVGDDDAHLAPASIARGLVAVRSFHRFCATEGLLEHDPSEQVGAPRVPQGIPKALDEPEVEAILRTVVGDEPRAQRDRAILEVLYATGVRISELVGLDLADIDFDDGLARVLGKGDKERVVPMGRAARSELRHYCGDGRLALRSSRVARRDADAVFLNARGGRLTRQGCWQLVRRAGERAGLGDRLSPHVFRHSCATHMLDHGADIRVVQELLGHASVSTTQVYTKVSPERLRAVYEAAHPRARH; encoded by the coding sequence GTGCGCACGACGCTCGACGCGCTGTTCGCCGAGCACGAGATCTGGTTGACGGTCGAGCGCGGCCTCGCGCCGAACTCGCTCGCGGCGTACCGCCGCGACCTGCGTCGCTACGCGCAGTTCCTCTCCGACCAGGGCATCACCGACGCGCGCAAGATCGACGAGGACACGGTCGCCGCGTATGTCGACCACCTCGGGCGCGTGACCGTCGGCGACGACGACGCGCACCTCGCGCCGGCGTCGATCGCGCGCGGTCTCGTCGCGGTGCGCTCGTTCCATCGCTTCTGCGCGACCGAGGGCCTGCTCGAGCACGATCCGAGCGAGCAGGTCGGCGCGCCGCGCGTGCCGCAAGGGATTCCCAAGGCGCTCGACGAGCCCGAGGTCGAGGCGATCCTGCGCACCGTCGTCGGCGACGAGCCCCGCGCGCAACGCGACCGGGCGATCCTCGAGGTGCTGTACGCGACGGGCGTGCGCATCAGCGAGCTCGTCGGCCTCGATCTCGCCGACATCGATTTCGACGACGGCCTCGCGCGCGTGCTGGGCAAGGGCGACAAGGAACGCGTGGTGCCCATGGGACGCGCCGCGCGCTCCGAGCTCCGTCACTACTGCGGCGACGGCCGGCTCGCGCTGCGTTCGTCGCGCGTCGCGCGTCGCGACGCCGATGCCGTGTTCCTCAACGCGCGCGGCGGGCGCCTGACGCGGCAGGGTTGCTGGCAGCTCGTGCGGCGCGCGGGCGAGCGCGCGGGGCTCGGCGACCGGCTCTCGCCGCACGTGTTCCGTCACTCGTGCGCGACGCACATGCTCGATCACGGCGCCGACATCCGGGTCGTGCAGGAGCTGCTCGGTCACGCCAGCGTGTCGACCACACAGGTGTACACGAAGGTGTCACCCGAGCGTCTCCGCGCCGTGTACGAAGCCGCACACCCCCGTGCGCGGCACTGA
- a CDS encoding TraR/DksA C4-type zinc finger protein, with protein MVEATAAASYREQLGAERARIREQLAHLGHDSDRSGFDENFADSGQVTAERGEVEALVGSLLEALEDVDHALGKLDRDEYGRCEACDGAISDARLEAMPTARTCIACASPKRR; from the coding sequence ATGGTGGAAGCGACGGCCGCGGCGTCGTATCGGGAGCAGCTCGGCGCCGAGCGGGCTCGGATCCGCGAGCAGCTGGCGCACCTCGGCCACGACAGTGACCGCTCCGGGTTCGACGAGAACTTCGCCGACTCCGGTCAGGTGACCGCGGAGCGGGGCGAGGTCGAGGCGCTCGTCGGCAGCCTCCTCGAGGCGCTCGAGGACGTCGACCACGCGCTCGGCAAGCTCGATCGCGACGAATACGGTCGCTGCGAGGCGTGCGACGGGGCGATCTCCGACGCGCGCCTCGAAGCGATGCCGACGGCCCGCACGTGCATCGCGTGCGCGTCGCCGAAGCGGCGGTAG